In Halorussus limi, a genomic segment contains:
- a CDS encoding multiprotein bridging factor aMBF1 has product MVQCEMCGAETSSPKTIKVEGAELDVCDNCSDFGTEVKTQDDAGSTSTKYSTSSSSSGSSSSSSSTSSSSSQSRRSDMFDDMDELAQDYDDRIRNAREGTGMSQEDLADELNEKASLIRKLERGDVLPSDEVQRKLERELDIQLTAGGSGDDEDWSGGSSTGEYTLGDVVKRKD; this is encoded by the coding sequence ATGGTTCAGTGTGAGATGTGCGGCGCCGAGACGAGTTCCCCGAAGACCATCAAGGTCGAGGGGGCCGAGTTGGACGTCTGCGACAACTGCTCGGACTTCGGGACCGAGGTCAAGACGCAGGACGACGCCGGTTCCACGTCTACCAAGTACTCCACGAGTTCGTCGTCCTCCGGAAGTTCGTCGTCCTCGTCGAGTACGTCTTCGAGTTCCTCCCAATCGCGGCGTTCGGACATGTTCGACGACATGGACGAACTCGCCCAAGACTACGACGACCGCATCCGGAACGCCCGCGAGGGCACCGGGATGAGTCAGGAAGACCTCGCCGACGAACTCAACGAGAAGGCCAGTCTCATCCGGAAACTGGAACGGGGCGACGTTCTCCCGAGCGACGAGGTCCAGCGGAAACTCGAACGCGAACTCGACATTCAACTGACCGCCGGCGGTTCCGGCGACGACGAGGACTGGAGCGGCGGTAGCTCTACCGGCGAGTACACCCTCGGCGACGTGGTCAAGCGCAAGGACTGA
- a CDS encoding CDP-alcohol phosphatidyltransferase family protein, whose translation MTLDQFRHVADRMLDPFVSLSTRLGLTPDAVSVVAFALAGGAGGAFYLGGTAPVWYLAGAVLVFLNGWLDLLDGALARELGTDSKAGDLLDHVLDRYADIVVISGLAAGIGRYALGLAAVTGVLMTSYLGTQAQAVGLDRVYGGLLGRADRLALVGVTGALAAFVSATPAGLTVVGWLLVVFAVVGHFTALQRFYYAWRALA comes from the coding sequence ATGACGCTCGACCAGTTCCGCCACGTCGCCGACCGCATGCTCGACCCGTTCGTCTCGCTGTCGACCAGACTCGGACTCACCCCCGACGCGGTCAGCGTCGTCGCGTTCGCGCTGGCCGGCGGCGCCGGCGGCGCGTTCTACCTCGGCGGGACCGCGCCGGTCTGGTATCTGGCCGGAGCGGTCCTCGTCTTCCTGAACGGGTGGCTCGACCTGCTCGACGGCGCGCTGGCCCGCGAACTCGGCACCGACTCGAAGGCGGGCGACCTGCTCGACCACGTGCTGGACCGGTACGCCGACATCGTGGTCATCTCCGGACTCGCGGCCGGAATCGGTCGCTACGCCCTCGGTCTCGCGGCCGTGACGGGCGTGCTGATGACCTCCTACCTCGGAACGCAAGCGCAGGCCGTGGGACTGGACCGGGTGTACGGCGGCCTGCTCGGGCGGGCCGACCGCCTCGCGCTCGTCGGCGTGACCGGGGCGCTGGCGGCCTTCGTCTCGGCGACGCCCGCGGGCCTCACGGTGGTCGGATGGCTGCTGGTCGTGTTCGCCGTCGTCGGCCACTTCACCGCCCTCCAGCGGTTCTACTACGCGTGGCGGGCGCTGGCGTAG
- a CDS encoding adenylate kinase family protein has translation MRVVVTGTPGTGKTSAVEALETELEVVHLNDLIREEDLWAERDEERDSLVADLDAIAERLDGRDDLLVESHLAHHLDADRVVVLRCHPEELERRLTERGESEAKAAENAESEALDVILSEAVNAHGVENVYEIETTERDPDDVAAEISAVVAGDREPSAGEVSYIDYV, from the coding sequence GTGAGGGTCGTCGTCACCGGCACCCCCGGAACGGGCAAGACCTCGGCGGTGGAGGCGCTGGAGACGGAACTGGAGGTCGTCCACCTCAACGACCTGATTCGGGAAGAGGACCTCTGGGCTGAGCGCGACGAGGAGCGCGACAGCCTCGTGGCCGACCTCGACGCGATCGCCGAGCGACTCGACGGCCGCGACGACCTGCTCGTGGAGTCGCACCTCGCCCATCACCTCGACGCGGACAGGGTGGTCGTCCTGCGGTGTCACCCCGAAGAACTGGAGCGCCGACTCACCGAGCGCGGCGAATCCGAGGCGAAGGCGGCGGAGAACGCCGAGAGCGAGGCGCTCGACGTGATTCTCTCGGAGGCCGTGAACGCTCACGGCGTCGAGAACGTCTACGAAATCGAGACGACCGAGCGCGACCCCGACGACGTGGCCGCCGAGATTTCGGCCGTCGTCGCGGGCGACCGGGAACCGAGCGCGGGCGAGGTCTCGTACATCGACTACGTATGA
- the hisC gene encoding histidinol-phosphate transaminase encodes MEPRDLSSHTVYQAGRGIEEVARELGLDPDDLVKLASNENPFGPSPAAVEAIRETAASASSYPKASHADLTEELADEWGVSPAQIWLGNGGDGVLDYLARATLEPGDEVLVPDPGFAYYGMSARFHHGEVAEYHLSKDEGFALNSETVLADYSGQRIVHLTSPHNPTGKRFELDAVEEIADETGDDTLVVVDEAYGEFHDGPSAVELVDERDDVAVLRTFSKVHGLAGVRLGYGVVPEEWADAYARVNTPFAASEIACRAGLAALDDDDHAEKTVETAAWAREYMYEHLDAPTWESNANFVLAEVGDVLESSDSRASQNSESSGPASEVADELQRRGVIVRDCSSFGLPECIRITCGTKDETRRAVSELNEVLSS; translated from the coding sequence ATGGAACCACGGGACCTCTCTTCGCACACCGTGTATCAGGCCGGGCGGGGCATCGAGGAGGTCGCCCGCGAACTCGGGTTGGACCCGGACGACCTCGTGAAACTCGCGTCGAACGAGAACCCGTTCGGCCCGAGTCCGGCCGCGGTCGAGGCCATTCGGGAGACGGCCGCGTCGGCTAGCTCCTACCCCAAGGCCTCCCACGCCGACCTCACGGAGGAACTGGCCGACGAGTGGGGCGTCTCGCCCGCCCAAATCTGGCTCGGAAACGGCGGCGACGGCGTACTCGACTACCTCGCTCGCGCGACGCTCGAACCCGGCGACGAGGTGCTGGTGCCCGACCCAGGCTTCGCCTACTACGGGATGAGCGCGCGCTTCCACCACGGCGAAGTCGCGGAGTATCACCTCTCGAAAGACGAAGGCTTCGCGCTGAACAGCGAGACCGTCCTCGCCGACTACTCCGGCCAGCGAATCGTCCACCTCACGAGTCCCCACAACCCGACCGGGAAGCGATTCGAACTCGACGCAGTCGAGGAAATCGCCGACGAGACCGGCGACGACACGCTCGTCGTCGTGGACGAGGCCTACGGCGAGTTCCACGACGGTCCGAGCGCGGTCGAACTCGTCGACGAGCGCGACGACGTGGCGGTCCTCCGGACGTTCTCTAAGGTGCACGGACTGGCGGGCGTGCGCCTCGGCTACGGCGTCGTGCCCGAAGAGTGGGCCGACGCCTACGCCCGCGTCAACACGCCGTTCGCCGCGAGCGAAATCGCCTGCCGGGCCGGACTCGCCGCGCTGGACGACGACGACCACGCCGAGAAGACTGTCGAGACCGCCGCGTGGGCGCGCGAGTACATGTACGAGCATCTGGACGCCCCCACGTGGGAGAGCAACGCCAACTTCGTCCTCGCGGAGGTCGGAGACGTTCTCGAATCGTCCGATTCGAGAGCCAGCCAGAACTCGGAGAGTTCTGGCCCGGCGAGCGAAGTGGCCGACGAACTCCAGCGCCGGGGCGTCATCGTCCGCGACTGCTCGTCGTTCGGCCTGCCCGAGTGCATCCGCATCACCTGCGGGACGAAAGACGAGACGAGACGCGCCGTCTCGGAACTCAACGAGGTGCTGTCGTCGTGA
- a CDS encoding NADH-quinone oxidoreductase subunit D, which translates to MSDAPETDRDVTTPARREGVDYDELESLLGDQVIGRETHLNAEGFVVRPDAVESVLRTLKHEAGFDHLSLLTAQEYEDRYESIYHLTKYDDRTQEVSVVVPTNKDNPWNESAASVYKTAEWHEREAYDLVGIDYENHPDLRRILLPETWQGHPLSLEYDQDKPQVVSLKEHVNPLANSSDETTESDTMFLNIGPHHPATHGVLHLKTVLDGEQVAAVEPDIGYLHRCEEQMCQSCNYRYQIMPYPDRWDYTANMPNEWAYARVAEDLNDIEVPEYAQVIRTMAVELARIMGHMLALGTFALDVYGDFTAIFMYAIRDREIVQNILEDLTGQRMMFNYFRLGGVVWDLPEPRDEFFDKIRDFLDGLPERIEEYHAMMTENEIFQKRTVDTGVIDAETAKDYGCTGPVARGSGVDYDVRRDDPYGYYDELDWEVVTEPYGDNYSRVLVRMQEVEESAKIIGQCVDILEDWPEEERNIQSNVPRTLKPDPDTEIYRSVEIAKGELGIYIRSDGTNQPARFKIRSPCFNNLHALGEMAEGEYVPDLVAALGSLDIVLGSVDR; encoded by the coding sequence ATGAGTGACGCGCCCGAAACCGACCGCGACGTAACGACGCCGGCGCGACGCGAGGGCGTCGACTACGACGAACTCGAATCCCTGCTCGGCGACCAGGTAATCGGACGTGAGACCCACCTCAACGCCGAGGGGTTCGTCGTTCGCCCGGACGCCGTGGAGTCGGTCCTCCGGACGCTCAAGCACGAGGCCGGGTTCGACCACCTCTCGCTGCTCACCGCCCAGGAGTACGAGGACCGCTACGAGAGCATCTACCACCTGACGAAGTACGACGACCGGACCCAAGAGGTCAGCGTGGTCGTGCCGACCAACAAGGACAATCCGTGGAACGAGTCGGCGGCGTCGGTGTACAAGACGGCGGAGTGGCACGAGCGCGAGGCCTACGACTTGGTGGGTATCGATTACGAGAACCACCCGGACCTCCGGCGCATCCTCCTGCCCGAGACGTGGCAGGGCCACCCGCTGAGCCTCGAATACGACCAGGACAAGCCCCAAGTCGTCTCGCTGAAAGAGCACGTCAACCCGCTTGCGAACAGTTCGGACGAGACGACCGAGTCGGACACGATGTTCCTGAACATCGGTCCCCACCACCCTGCGACCCACGGCGTGCTCCACCTCAAGACGGTGTTGGACGGCGAGCAGGTCGCGGCCGTCGAACCCGACATCGGCTACCTCCACCGCTGCGAGGAGCAGATGTGCCAGAGCTGTAACTACCGCTACCAGATTATGCCCTACCCCGACCGGTGGGACTACACCGCCAACATGCCGAACGAGTGGGCGTACGCTCGGGTGGCGGAGGACCTGAACGACATCGAGGTGCCCGAGTACGCCCAAGTCATCCGGACGATGGCGGTCGAGTTGGCCCGCATCATGGGCCACATGCTCGCGCTCGGGACCTTCGCGCTCGACGTGTACGGCGACTTCACGGCCATCTTCATGTACGCCATCCGGGACCGGGAAATCGTCCAGAACATCTTGGAGGACCTCACCGGCCAGCGCATGATGTTCAACTACTTCCGGTTGGGTGGCGTGGTCTGGGACCTGCCCGAACCCCGCGACGAGTTCTTCGACAAGATTCGGGACTTCCTCGACGGCCTGCCAGAGCGCATCGAGGAGTACCACGCCATGATGACCGAGAACGAAATCTTCCAGAAGCGGACGGTCGATACCGGAGTCATCGACGCCGAGACCGCCAAGGACTACGGCTGTACAGGTCCGGTCGCCCGCGGGTCGGGCGTCGATTACGACGTGCGCCGCGACGACCCCTACGGCTACTACGACGAACTCGACTGGGAGGTCGTCACCGAACCCTACGGGGACAACTACTCGCGCGTGTTGGTCCGCATGCAGGAGGTCGAGGAGTCCGCGAAAATTATCGGTCAATGCGTCGACATCCTGGAGGACTGGCCGGAAGAGGAGCGCAACATCCAGTCGAACGTTCCCCGGACACTCAAGCCCGACCCCGACACCGAAATCTATCGCTCCGTCGAGATAGCGAAGGGCGAACTCGGCATCTACATCCGGTCGGACGGGACCAACCAGCCGGCACGGTTCAAGATTCGGAGCCCCTGTTTCAACAACCTCCACGCGTTGGGAGAGATGGCCGAGGGCGAGTACGTCCCCGACCTCGTGGCCGCGCTGGGGAGTCTGGACATCGTGCTGGGGTCTGTGGACCGGTAG
- a CDS encoding SHOCT domain-containing protein, whose translation MSPPVDTSGLPRPLARYTPDSRRWRRRVAGLAAVGAMLSLYATFAIVSGVKSGIVYNLLALLFGTLTLLLPVVATTTVFAPDSGLTRPDDSRGERPVETLKRRYAAGEIDRDEFERRLDDLMAASDDAPDRSDADSVERSGGRRATRDAELDSAGQ comes from the coding sequence ATGAGCCCGCCCGTCGATACCTCCGGTCTTCCGAGACCGCTGGCGAGATACACTCCGGATAGCCGTCGGTGGCGGCGTCGCGTCGCCGGACTGGCGGCAGTCGGAGCCATGCTCTCGCTCTACGCGACGTTCGCTATCGTCTCGGGAGTGAAGAGCGGAATCGTCTACAACCTGCTCGCGCTCCTGTTCGGCACCTTAACCCTGCTCCTTCCGGTCGTCGCAACGACGACGGTGTTCGCTCCCGATTCGGGCCTGACTCGACCTGACGACTCGCGCGGCGAGCGTCCTGTAGAGACGCTGAAACGGCGATACGCCGCGGGAGAGATAGACCGAGACGAGTTCGAGCGACGGCTCGACGACCTGATGGCGGCGTCCGACGACGCGCCCGACCGGTCCGACGCCGATTCGGTCGAACGGTCGGGCGGTCGTCGTGCGACCCGCGACGCGGAACTCGACTCGGCCGGACAGTAG
- a CDS encoding TIGR03557 family F420-dependent LLM class oxidoreductase, with product MVELGYTLSSEEHGPTDLVNHAVSAEEHGFDFASISDHFHPWIGQQGHAPFVWSTLGGIAAATDDLDVGVGVTCPIIRYPPALLAQATATVAKMFEDSDQQFYFGVGTGENLNEHVLGDHWPPHRVRLDMLEEAVDVIRKLWTGEMVSHHGDHYTVENARLFTLPDENPPLCVSAYGEQTARHAADFGDGFWSVGPQDVVETFEEEGGEGPKFSQLTVCYADDEDEAVETAYEYWPNSLLPGQLATELATPKFFEQACQMVEKEDVREADSIVTDPDPQTHVESVQEFIDAGYDHVYVHQIGAEQERAMEFYEENVLPEFR from the coding sequence ATGGTCGAACTCGGCTACACACTCTCCAGCGAAGAGCACGGCCCGACCGACCTCGTGAACCACGCGGTCAGCGCCGAAGAACACGGCTTCGACTTCGCCTCCATCTCGGACCACTTCCACCCGTGGATAGGCCAGCAGGGGCACGCGCCGTTCGTGTGGTCCACGCTCGGCGGTATCGCCGCGGCGACCGACGACTTGGACGTCGGCGTCGGCGTGACCTGTCCCATCATCCGGTATCCGCCCGCGCTCCTCGCGCAGGCGACGGCGACGGTGGCCAAGATGTTCGAGGACTCCGACCAGCAGTTCTACTTCGGGGTGGGCACGGGCGAGAACCTGAACGAACACGTCCTCGGCGACCACTGGCCGCCCCACCGCGTCCGACTCGACATGCTCGAAGAGGCCGTGGACGTGATTCGGAAGCTCTGGACCGGCGAGATGGTCAGCCACCACGGCGACCACTACACCGTCGAGAACGCGAGACTGTTCACGCTGCCCGACGAGAACCCGCCGCTCTGCGTCTCGGCGTACGGCGAACAGACCGCGAGACACGCCGCCGACTTCGGCGACGGCTTCTGGTCGGTCGGACCTCAGGACGTGGTCGAGACGTTCGAAGAGGAGGGCGGAGAGGGGCCGAAGTTCAGCCAGTTGACGGTCTGCTACGCCGACGACGAGGACGAGGCGGTCGAGACCGCCTACGAGTACTGGCCCAACAGTCTCCTGCCGGGCCAACTCGCCACCGAACTCGCCACGCCGAAGTTCTTCGAGCAGGCCTGCCAGATGGTCGAGAAAGAGGACGTGCGCGAGGCCGACAGCATCGTGACCGACCCCGACCCGCAGACCCACGTCGAGAGCGTCCAAGAGTTCATCGACGCGGGTTACGACCACGTCTACGTCCATCAAATCGGAGCGGAGCAGGAGAGGGCGATGGAGTTCTACGAGGAGAACGTCCTGCCCGAGTTCCGGTAG
- a CDS encoding DUF4349 domain-containing protein yields MARDTRRWLLALALASLVVLAGCSGSGNDAAMQATAGGNPDLSNEEKATQSGGGGGANSNGNAVQAQNRALIRTGTVEVTVNDYDAARRNLSREVERLGGFVSDSTQQVNKRGNRTWTTGELVLRVPKDNFSALISRAKQTGQVREASTSTKDVTKKLVDLEARLQNLKAQRQKLRDLYAAANDTENVLEIQKRLSEVQSEIERLEARRKSLNRKVAYSTLTVRLNERPPEGPSTSDTESWYDTGLLSAFVSSAHGVVVVARGLAVGLAYGLPYVLAFGLPVAGVVAFWRRRRSDDSAGADLPDAPDSGDSGDAAEEDG; encoded by the coding sequence ATGGCACGCGACACGAGACGGTGGCTGCTCGCGCTGGCGCTGGCCTCGCTGGTCGTCCTCGCGGGGTGTTCCGGCAGCGGTAACGACGCCGCGATGCAGGCGACTGCCGGCGGGAACCCGGACCTCTCGAACGAGGAGAAGGCGACCCAGAGCGGTGGCGGCGGTGGCGCTAACTCGAACGGTAACGCGGTGCAGGCTCAGAACCGGGCGCTGATTCGGACCGGCACGGTCGAGGTGACGGTGAACGACTACGACGCCGCCCGGCGGAATCTCTCGCGGGAGGTCGAGCGACTCGGCGGATTCGTCAGCGACTCCACTCAGCAGGTCAACAAGCGCGGCAACCGGACGTGGACGACCGGAGAACTCGTCCTCCGGGTCCCGAAGGACAACTTCTCCGCGCTCATTTCGCGGGCCAAGCAGACCGGTCAGGTCCGCGAGGCCAGCACCAGCACGAAGGACGTGACGAAGAAACTGGTGGACCTCGAGGCCCGACTCCAGAACCTGAAGGCCCAACGCCAAAAGCTGCGCGACCTCTACGCGGCGGCCAACGACACAGAGAACGTCCTCGAAATTCAGAAGCGACTCTCGGAGGTCCAGTCCGAAATCGAGCGACTCGAAGCGCGGCGCAAGTCGTTGAACCGGAAGGTCGCCTACTCGACGCTGACGGTCCGCCTGAACGAGCGCCCGCCAGAGGGACCCTCGACCTCCGACACCGAGTCGTGGTACGACACCGGACTGCTCTCGGCGTTCGTCTCGTCGGCCCACGGCGTCGTAGTCGTCGCGCGGGGCCTCGCGGTCGGCTTGGCGTACGGTCTCCCGTACGTTCTCGCCTTCGGGCTTCCGGTCGCCGGCGTGGTCGCGTTCTGGCGGCGACGGCGCTCTGACGACTCGGCGGGCGCGGACCTCCCCGACGCGCCCGACTCGGGAGACTCCGGAGACGCCGCCGAGGAAGACGGCTGA
- a CDS encoding ribonuclease J: MEIEIATIGGYEEVGRQCTAVRAGDDVVIFDMGLNLSKVLLHDNVETEKLHSLDLIDMGAIPDDRVMSDLEGDVQAIVPTHGHLDHIGAISKLAHRYNAPVVASPYTIELVKQQIQGEQKFGVENDLVKMEAGETMSIGDSGQVELEFVNVTHSIIDAINPVLHTPEGAVVYGLDKRMDHTPVLGDPIDMKRFREIGREGEGVLCYIEDCTNAGRKGRTPSEAVARRHLKDVMTSIEDYDGGIVATTFSSQIARVKSIVEFAQEIGREPVLLGRSMEKYSGTAERLDFVDFPEDMGMFGHRKSVDRTFKRIMKEGKENYLPIVTGHQGEPRAMLTRMGRGETPYELENGDKVIFSARVIPEPTNEGQRYQSERLLKMQGARIYDDIHVSGHLREEGHYEMIDALQPQNIIPAHQDMKGFAPYVSLCESQGYKLGRDLHVTSNGNIIQLVE; encoded by the coding sequence ATGGAAATCGAAATTGCAACCATCGGCGGTTACGAAGAAGTCGGACGGCAGTGTACTGCCGTGCGCGCAGGCGACGACGTTGTCATCTTCGACATGGGGCTGAACCTCTCGAAGGTTCTCCTCCACGACAACGTCGAGACAGAGAAACTGCACAGTCTGGACCTCATCGACATGGGGGCCATCCCGGACGACCGCGTGATGTCGGACCTCGAAGGCGACGTGCAGGCCATCGTTCCGACTCACGGTCACCTCGACCACATCGGCGCCATCAGCAAACTGGCGCACCGGTACAACGCGCCGGTCGTCGCCTCGCCCTACACCATCGAACTGGTCAAACAGCAGATTCAGGGCGAGCAGAAGTTCGGCGTCGAGAACGACCTCGTGAAGATGGAGGCGGGCGAGACGATGTCCATCGGCGACTCCGGACAGGTCGAGTTGGAGTTCGTCAACGTGACCCACTCTATCATCGACGCCATCAACCCGGTCCTCCACACGCCCGAGGGCGCGGTCGTCTACGGTCTCGACAAGCGCATGGACCACACGCCGGTCCTCGGCGACCCCATCGACATGAAGCGGTTCCGCGAAATCGGTCGCGAGGGCGAGGGCGTCCTCTGTTACATCGAGGACTGCACCAACGCGGGCCGGAAGGGACGCACGCCGAGCGAGGCGGTCGCTCGACGGCACCTCAAGGACGTGATGACCTCCATCGAGGACTACGACGGCGGCATCGTGGCGACGACGTTCTCCAGCCAAATCGCCCGCGTCAAGAGCATCGTCGAGTTCGCGCAGGAGATTGGCCGCGAACCCGTCCTGCTCGGCCGGTCGATGGAGAAGTACTCGGGCACCGCGGAGCGACTCGACTTCGTCGACTTCCCCGAGGACATGGGGATGTTCGGCCACCGCAAGTCCGTGGACCGGACCTTCAAGCGGATCATGAAGGAGGGCAAGGAGAACTACCTCCCCATCGTCACCGGTCATCAGGGCGAACCCCGCGCGATGCTCACCCGGATGGGCCGCGGCGAGACGCCCTACGAACTGGAGAACGGCGACAAGGTCATCTTCTCGGCCCGCGTGATTCCGGAACCGACCAACGAGGGCCAGCGCTACCAGTCCGAGCGCCTCCTGAAGATGCAGGGCGCGCGCATCTACGACGACATCCACGTGTCGGGCCACCTCCGCGAGGAGGGCCACTACGAGATGATAGACGCGCTCCAGCCACAGAACATCATCCCGGCCCACCAAGACATGAAAGGGTTCGCGCCCTACGTGAGCCTGTGTGAGAGTCAGGGCTACAAACTTGGTCGCGACCTCCACGTGACGAGCAACGGCAACATCATCCAACTCGTCGAGTAA
- the idsA3 gene encoding geranylfarnesyl diphosphate synthase yields the protein MTDASAETLEAQVLGAVEQRREIVNAAIEDDLPVDEPKRLYEAVRYLLDAGGKRLRPTVLLLVAEALADFDADPEAIDYRDFPDRQGDSVDVMAAAVSIEVIQSFTLIHDDIMDDDDLRRGVPAVHREYDTETAILAGDTLYSKAFEILVEADADPERVVEATDVLATTCTNICEGQARDIAFEERPDVLPDEYLEMIKDKTAVLYGAAATIPAILLGADDETVEELYQYGIDVGRAFQIQDDVLDLTVPSEKLGKQRGSDLVENKQTIITLHAREQGVDVDSLVGTDDVDAVTEAEIEEAVARLEDAGSIDYAKEKAQELVTRGKDRLSVLPENESRELLEGLADYLIERGY from the coding sequence ATGACGGACGCGAGCGCCGAGACACTGGAAGCACAGGTGCTTGGAGCGGTCGAACAGCGACGCGAAATCGTCAACGCCGCCATCGAGGACGACCTGCCGGTCGACGAACCGAAGCGCCTCTACGAGGCGGTCCGGTACCTGCTCGACGCGGGCGGCAAGCGTCTGCGACCGACCGTACTGTTGCTCGTCGCCGAGGCGCTCGCGGACTTCGACGCCGACCCCGAGGCCATCGACTACCGGGACTTCCCCGACCGACAGGGCGACAGCGTGGACGTGATGGCCGCCGCGGTCAGCATCGAGGTCATCCAGTCGTTCACGCTCATCCACGACGACATCATGGACGACGACGACCTGCGCCGGGGCGTCCCCGCGGTCCACCGGGAGTACGACACCGAGACCGCGATTCTGGCGGGCGACACCCTCTACTCGAAGGCCTTCGAGATTCTCGTGGAGGCCGACGCCGACCCCGAGCGAGTCGTGGAGGCGACCGACGTGCTGGCGACGACGTGTACCAACATCTGCGAGGGACAGGCCCGAGACATCGCCTTCGAGGAGCGCCCGGACGTGCTCCCCGACGAGTATCTCGAGATGATAAAGGACAAGACCGCGGTGCTGTACGGCGCGGCGGCGACCATCCCCGCCATCCTGCTCGGCGCGGACGACGAGACCGTCGAGGAACTCTACCAGTACGGCATCGACGTAGGTCGGGCCTTCCAGATTCAGGACGACGTGCTCGACCTGACGGTACCGAGCGAGAAACTCGGCAAGCAGCGCGGGAGCGACCTCGTCGAGAACAAGCAGACCATCATCACGCTCCACGCCCGCGAACAGGGCGTCGACGTGGACTCGCTGGTCGGGACCGACGACGTGGACGCGGTCACCGAGGCCGAAATCGAGGAGGCGGTCGCCCGACTCGAAGACGCCGGAAGCATCGACTACGCGAAGGAGAAGGCCCAAGAGTTGGTCACTCGCGGGAAGGACCGACTCTCGGTCCTGCCGGAGAACGAGTCGCGCGAACTGCTGGAAGGCCTCGCCGACTACCTCATCGAGCGCGGTTACTGA
- a CDS encoding DUF7344 domain-containing protein: MNNDSIRSGIEGDHALRNGRAVTTPSFDELFDLLAESRRRYALYTLIGTEDGLAEVDQLADEVAMWEGRTGDEPITDALRETIAEELREIHLPRLADADIVEYDERSDVVRYWRQPTLEEYLEHTHNKEFSGE, encoded by the coding sequence ATGAACAACGACTCTATCCGCTCCGGTATCGAGGGCGACCACGCCCTCCGAAACGGTCGCGCAGTCACCACGCCCTCGTTCGACGAACTCTTCGACCTCCTCGCGGAGAGCCGACGCCGGTACGCCCTGTACACGCTTATCGGAACCGAGGACGGTCTCGCCGAGGTCGACCAGTTGGCCGACGAAGTGGCCATGTGGGAGGGCCGCACCGGCGACGAGCCGATTACCGACGCCCTCCGAGAGACTATCGCCGAGGAGCTTCGAGAAATCCACCTGCCGCGCCTCGCCGACGCCGACATCGTGGAGTACGACGAGCGCAGCGACGTCGTCCGCTACTGGCGCCAACCCACGCTCGAAGAGTATCTCGAACACACTCACAACAAAGAATTCTCGGGCGAATGA